The nucleotide sequence AGGTCTCTGACTTCGTCAATCGACAAGTTTTCTTTCGCAGTTGAAGGATTCGTTCCGCCTCCTTCACGGCATAAGTGCAACTAAGCCTCTGCCTTCACCGCTGGTTCGTCAATCGACAAGTTTTCTTTCGCAGTTGAAGGAGTCGTTCCGTCTCCTTCACGGCATAAGTGCAACTAAGCCTCTGCCTTCACCGCTGGTTCGTCAATCGGCAAGTTTTCTTTATTATTTTTTCGTGCAATTAGTGATAGAATAGGACTGGAGTGGTTATTGCCACTGGGATGAAAAATTTGCTATCATAGATAGTATTGTGAAACGTGAAATGTACGGAGGTGCAATAATAGATGTCAAAGATTTCAACAGATCAAGTGAAGCATGTTGCGAACCTTGCGCGACTTGCGATTACTGAAGAAGAAGCTGAAAAGTATAGTGAGCAGTTATCGAAGATTATCGATTTTTCCGAGCAATTGAACGAACTGGATACGACAGGTGTCGAGCCGACGACGCATGTATTGGACATGAAGAATGTCATGCGGAAAGATGAACCTAAAGAATGGATCACTCGTGAAGATGCACTTAAGAACGCACCAGATAAACAGGATGGACAGTTTAAAGTCCCTTCGATTTTAGAATAGGGAGGTTTCAGGATGTCGCTTTTTGATATGACAATCAAAGAATTACAACAACAATTCAATGAGAAAAAATTAACCGTTTCCGACTTGATCGATCATAGTTATAAGCAGATCGACCGTACGGAAGACAAAGTAAAAGCATTTGTGACATTGAACGAAGAAGATGCTCGCAATGAAGCGAAGAAGATGGACGAGCAAGAAGTGGACCCAGCGAAATATCCGTTATTCGGTATGCCGCTTGGTATCAAAGATAACATCGTGACGAAAGGACTTCGCACGACTTGTTCATCACAAATTTTATCAACATTAGATGACCCGTTATACGACGCTACTGTTATTCAGAAGCTAAAAGCTGCAGGCGCGATCAATATTGGGAAACTGAACATGGACGAATTCGCGATGGGTTCATCGACTGAGAACTCAAGCATGCAGGCGACTCGTAATCCTTGGAATACAGACTATGTGCCTGGTGGATCAAGCGGTGGGTCAGCAGCAAGTGTAGCGGCTGGACAAGTTCCATTCGCATTAGGTTCTGATACAGGTGGTTCTGTACGTCAACCAGCTTCATACTGTGGAGTTGTAGGAATGAAGCCTACATATGGACGCGTCTCCCGTTTCGGGTTAGTCGCTTTCGCTTCATCCTTGGATCAAATCGGGCCAATTACTCGTACCGTAGAAGATAACGCACGTATTTTAGAAGTGATCGCAGGCCATGACGAAATGGACTCGACAAGTGCACACTTAGATGTTCCAAAATATACCGAAGAACTGACTGGAAATGTCGAAGGTTTGAAGATTGCCGTGCCAGCTGAATACCTTGGTGAAGGTGTCGATGAACACGTCAAGTTAAGCGTAAGAGAAGCTCTTAAAACATTCGAGGATTTAGGCGCAACTTGGGAAGAGGTCAATCTTCCTCACTCGAAATATGCGATTGCGACTTATTACATGATCGCGTCATCTGAGGCATCCGCGAACTTGGCACGTTTTGACGGCGTCCGTTACGGTAAGCGTTCAGAAAATGCGACGAACATGGTGGATATGTTCAAGATGTCACGTAGCGAAGGCTTTGGAGATGAGGTTAAACGTCGTATCATGCTTGGAACTTTCGCGTTAAGTTCAGGTTACTATGATGCTTATTATAAAAAAGCACAACAAGTACGTACGTTGATCAAACAAGATTTTGAAAAAATATTTGAGAACTACGATATTGTCGTAGGTCCGACTGCCCCGACAACAGCATTTAAAGTCGGCGAACAGATCGATGATCCACTGACGATGTATGCCAATGACTTGTTGACGATTCCAGTTAACCTAGCTGGTGTACCTGGAATTTCAATTCCTTGTGGATTCCATAAAGAAAACAATATGCCGATCGGTTTACAGATCATCGGTAAACACTTTGATGAGAGCACGGTTTACCGTGCAGCGCATGCATATGAACAAACAAAACCATACAACGATGAACGACCTCAATTAGGAGGTGCTGAATAATGAACTTTGAATCCGTAATCGGCTTAGAAGTCCACGTAGAATTAAAGACAGACTCGAAGATTTTCAGCCCGAGCCCGAATAAGTTCGGCGCTGAAACGAACTCGAACGTCAACCCGATCGACCTTGGGTATCCAGGTGTCTTGCCTGTTTTAAATGAAGAAGCGGTGAATTACGCGATGCGTGCGGCGATGGCATTGAACTGTGAAATCGCGACTGACACAAAGTTCGACCGTAAAAACTATTTCTACCCAGACAACCCGAAAGCTTATCAAATCTCTCAGTTCGACCAACCGATCGGTGAAAACGGATGGATTGAGATCGAAGTAAATGGTGAGAAAAAACGTATCGGTATCACACGCCTTCACTTAGAAGAAGACGCGGGTAAACTTACTCACGGAGAAGATGGCTATTCATTAGTCGATTATAACCGTCAAGGGACGCCTCTGATTGAGATCGTCTCTGAGCCGGACATGAGAACTCCGGAAGAAGCATATGCATATTTAGAGAAGCTCAAAAATATCATTCAATTTACAGGTGTTTCTGACTGTAAAATGCAAGAAGGTTCCTTACGTTGTGATGCGAACATTTCACTTCGTCCAATCGGACAAGAAGAATTCGGAACGAAAGCTGAACTGAAGAACTTGAACTCGTTCAGTTTTGTCCAAAAAGGGCTTGAATTCGAAGAAACACGCCAAGAAAAAGTCTTACGCCAAGGCGGAGAAATTTTACAAGAAACTAGACGTTTTGATGAAAAGACGAAAGAAACCATTCTAATGCGTGTCAAAGAGGGTTCTGATGATTATCGTTACTTCCCAGAGCCAGACTTAGTGCCGCTTTATATTGATGATGCATGGAAAGAACGTATCCGTCAGTCGATTCCTGAGCTTCCGGACGCGCGTCGTAAACGCTATGTTGAGGAATTAGAACTAGACGAGTACGATGCGAATGTGCTGACAGGCTCAAAAGAAATGTCTGATTTCTTCGAAGCGACAATCAACCAAGGTGCTGATCCGAAACAAGCAACCAACTGGTTAATGGGTGACGTTTCAGGGTATATGAACAAGCAACAGGTCGAACTCGAAGACTTGCCATTAACCCCTGAAGCTCTCGCAAAAATGATCAAGCTCATCGATGAAGGTACTCTATCATCGAAGCTTGCGAAAAAAGTCATTACGGAACTTGTGAAGAACGGCGGTGACCCAGAGAAAATCGTCGAAGAAAAAGGGCTCGTCCAAATTTCTGACGAAGGACAACTGCGTGAAATCATCACAGGCATTCTGGATGAAAACCAACAATCAATCGAAGACTATAAAAACGGTAAAGACCGTGCACTCGGTTTCCTTGTCGGTCAGGTAATGAAAGCGACAAAAGGGCAAGCGAACCCGCCAATGGTTAACAAGATCTTATTGGAAGAGATGGATAAACGCTAAACTGAGAGGAGACGTTTCCATGTCATATTCATTAACGAAGATTGACCATGTACAATTGTCTGCACCACCCAACTCTGAGGATAAAGCACGTGATTTTTTCATCAACGTGCTCGGGATGGAAGAAGTCGAAAAACCGACCGCCCTTAAGAAAAATGGCGGTGTTTGGTTTCAAACTGACGGGGTCCAATTACACGTAGGAATTGAAGAAGACTTCACGCCGAACAAAAAAGCACATCCTGCTTTAGAAGTATTGGGGTTAGAGGCTTTAATGTCACAACTAGACTTACACCGAGTGCCTTATCAAAAGGATAATAAGATTCCGGGAGCCAACCGTATTTACATTCACGATCCATTTGGTAACCGAATCGAAATGATCCAATGGGTTTAACCTTAAAATAGAGATAAATCGGGGAATTTTTGAACGAAGGTGAACATAATGGAACTTAAACGCGCTCGAGTCATATATAATCCATCATCAGGACGAGAAGCCATGCGCAAAGCTCTTCCAGACATCCTTGAATCACTGGAAATCGCAGGATTTGAGGCATCGACTCACGCTACCACTGGGGACGACTGTGCTAGACGTGCCGCGAAAATCGCTTGTGACAGGAAGTACGATATGGTCATTGCTGCTGGTGGTGACGGCACGGTTAACGAAGTTGTCGACGGGATTGCCTCCAAAGAATACCGTCCGAAACTTGGGGTCATACCAATGGGAACAACAAACGACTTTGCTCGTGCACTTCATATTCCGCGCGATTGGAAAAAAGCGATGGAGATTATTTTAGATGGGTACTCCAAAAAGCTCGATATCGGAGAGGTAAATGGCAAGCACTTTATGAATATTGCTGGTGGAGGTCGTTTGACGGAGCTGACATACGAAGTCCCAAGTAAGCACAAGACTGTATTAGGTCAACTTGCTTATTACTTGAAAGGCATTGAGATGCTACCATCAATCAGACCAACTAAAGCTCGCATCGAATATGATGGTGAAGTGTTGGAAGAGGAAATCATGCTCTTCTTAGTATCGAATACCAACTCGATCGGTGGATTTGAAAAAATCGCACCTAATGCTGAAATGGATGATGGGAAGTTCGATTTACTCATATTGAAAAAATCGAACCTAGCTGATTTCATTGTGCTAGCTAATAAAGCACTCCGAGGAACTCACCTTGGCGACAAACACGTAGTCTATGCACAAGCTAGTGAAATTAAAGTCGAAGCAGAAGACAACATGCAGCTCAATCTCGATGGAGAACATGGAGGAAGTCTACCTGGAACGTTCAGGAATCTGCATAAACACATCGAATTCTTTTTACCTGAAAAAGATGTGAAATAAGAAGTAAGAGAGTGGACTGGCTGATTTAAAGCTGGTCCATTTTTTTAGAAAAGATTTCTTAAGTGAATGAATCTCAAAACAACAAATACGAAACTTTTACTGTAATCCAAGCT is from Halalkalibacillus sediminis and encodes:
- the gatC gene encoding Asp-tRNA(Asn)/Glu-tRNA(Gln) amidotransferase subunit GatC, yielding MSKISTDQVKHVANLARLAITEEEAEKYSEQLSKIIDFSEQLNELDTTGVEPTTHVLDMKNVMRKDEPKEWITREDALKNAPDKQDGQFKVPSILE
- the gatA gene encoding Asp-tRNA(Asn)/Glu-tRNA(Gln) amidotransferase subunit GatA, with the translated sequence MSLFDMTIKELQQQFNEKKLTVSDLIDHSYKQIDRTEDKVKAFVTLNEEDARNEAKKMDEQEVDPAKYPLFGMPLGIKDNIVTKGLRTTCSSQILSTLDDPLYDATVIQKLKAAGAINIGKLNMDEFAMGSSTENSSMQATRNPWNTDYVPGGSSGGSAASVAAGQVPFALGSDTGGSVRQPASYCGVVGMKPTYGRVSRFGLVAFASSLDQIGPITRTVEDNARILEVIAGHDEMDSTSAHLDVPKYTEELTGNVEGLKIAVPAEYLGEGVDEHVKLSVREALKTFEDLGATWEEVNLPHSKYAIATYYMIASSEASANLARFDGVRYGKRSENATNMVDMFKMSRSEGFGDEVKRRIMLGTFALSSGYYDAYYKKAQQVRTLIKQDFEKIFENYDIVVGPTAPTTAFKVGEQIDDPLTMYANDLLTIPVNLAGVPGISIPCGFHKENNMPIGLQIIGKHFDESTVYRAAHAYEQTKPYNDERPQLGGAE
- the gatB gene encoding Asp-tRNA(Asn)/Glu-tRNA(Gln) amidotransferase subunit GatB: MNFESVIGLEVHVELKTDSKIFSPSPNKFGAETNSNVNPIDLGYPGVLPVLNEEAVNYAMRAAMALNCEIATDTKFDRKNYFYPDNPKAYQISQFDQPIGENGWIEIEVNGEKKRIGITRLHLEEDAGKLTHGEDGYSLVDYNRQGTPLIEIVSEPDMRTPEEAYAYLEKLKNIIQFTGVSDCKMQEGSLRCDANISLRPIGQEEFGTKAELKNLNSFSFVQKGLEFEETRQEKVLRQGGEILQETRRFDEKTKETILMRVKEGSDDYRYFPEPDLVPLYIDDAWKERIRQSIPELPDARRKRYVEELELDEYDANVLTGSKEMSDFFEATINQGADPKQATNWLMGDVSGYMNKQQVELEDLPLTPEALAKMIKLIDEGTLSSKLAKKVITELVKNGGDPEKIVEEKGLVQISDEGQLREIITGILDENQQSIEDYKNGKDRALGFLVGQVMKATKGQANPPMVNKILLEEMDKR
- a CDS encoding VOC family protein translates to MSYSLTKIDHVQLSAPPNSEDKARDFFINVLGMEEVEKPTALKKNGGVWFQTDGVQLHVGIEEDFTPNKKAHPALEVLGLEALMSQLDLHRVPYQKDNKIPGANRIYIHDPFGNRIEMIQWV
- a CDS encoding diacylglycerol kinase, coding for MELKRARVIYNPSSGREAMRKALPDILESLEIAGFEASTHATTGDDCARRAAKIACDRKYDMVIAAGGDGTVNEVVDGIASKEYRPKLGVIPMGTTNDFARALHIPRDWKKAMEIILDGYSKKLDIGEVNGKHFMNIAGGGRLTELTYEVPSKHKTVLGQLAYYLKGIEMLPSIRPTKARIEYDGEVLEEEIMLFLVSNTNSIGGFEKIAPNAEMDDGKFDLLILKKSNLADFIVLANKALRGTHLGDKHVVYAQASEIKVEAEDNMQLNLDGEHGGSLPGTFRNLHKHIEFFLPEKDVK